The following coding sequences are from one Chelonoidis abingdonii isolate Lonesome George chromosome 4, CheloAbing_2.0, whole genome shotgun sequence window:
- the FAM111A gene encoding serine protease FAM111A translates to MGPKKQAVGKKLSQKEKSGNYGNIQKYFTPNEKNKQNSPLKNPPPKRKRSVNSTPPLGDTSKRQTRESLLISKKSTEEEQEFTVNLGDGGKDHVVIGKTHDSIYKALMAQADIHARVDKEKGKEIHLLGKKGIEGYVNLGMPLQYVPENSHFEMKFYKVNRNPKEGVVGYRQFESKGKKCVIFYIFSSGSRLENNARYRILWCRQLVKDLSKLCVFAPEGETIKDALCKDGRFHSCLEEKEWKLVENGKCRTSDHCVDNLANRSFEVVVKTKQPFKARDCSRNDQSCMASEEGQGKTYHYFKHIILDLYPDLKKQSTVIDELFAKAFAKAWEEGKSKRAVFKLYRENFGKETKNSILIKVHKRLGVLSDSVGFIEWANNGNNGSATCFILHDKYILTCHHVVGHIVGKGVEEKDWASIISRSARVTFSYEDKYPKENSWFSLAPWFEISDKNLDFAVLKLEGDRSSLPAGLVRFSQPLPFNGLIYIIGHPDGQAKSADGCTVVPVFERKRECHCRIQRGQKVCNSVSCGSEDRQCIHMFTQRSFQEVINNPNVVTYDTSFFFGSSGSPVFNADGQLVAMHTAGYKYEKNKQLHSIVEFGFSMVAILAAIKKKYKAWYEFELPSLGEDARSCPGEHEDFTSAYTNDIEMENLE, encoded by the exons ATGGGACCCAAAAAGCAAGCTGTTGGGAAGAAGCTCTCCCAGAAGGAAAAATCAGGCAACTATGGAAATATCCAGAAATATTTTACG CCCAATGAGAAGAATAAGCAAAACTCTCCCTTGAAAAACCCACCTCCCAAAAGGAAGAGATCTGTGAACAGTACACCTCCTCTGGGTGACACCAGTAAGAGACAGACAAGAGAGAGCCTCTTAATCAGTAAGAAATCCACTGAAGAGGAGCAAGAATTTACGGTCAACTTGGGTGATGGTGGCAAGGATCATGTGGTGATCGGCAAAACCCATGACAGCATCTACAAAGCCCTGATGGCGCAAGCAGACATCCATGCTCGGGTGGACAAAGAGAAGGGCAAAGAGATACACCTACTGGGGAAAAAAGGGATTGAGGGGTATGTTAACTTAGGGATGCCTCTCCAGTATGTTCCTGAGAATTCccactttgaaatgaaattttacaaAGTGAATAGGAATCCAAAAGAAGGCGTGGTGGGATACCGTCAGTTTGAGAGCAAGGGAAAGAAATGCGTAATATTTTACATCTTCTCTTCTGGCAGTAGATTGGAGAACAATGCTCGATACAGAATTCTTTGGTGCCGGCAGCTTGTTAAAGACCTGAGCAAGTTGTGTGTCTTTGCTCCAGAAGGGGAGACCATCAAGGATGCCTTATGCAAAGATGGCCGGTTTCATTCTTGCCTGGAGGAAAAAGAGTGGAAGTTGGTGGAGAACGGAAAGTGCAGAACTAGCGATCACTGTGTTGATAATCTAGCTAACAGGTCATTTGAGGTGGTGGTTAAAACTAAGCAACCTTTCAAGGCCAGGGATTGTTCAAGGAATGACCAATCCTGCATGGCCTccgaggaggggcaggggaagactTACCATTACTTTAAACATATTATCCTGGACCTGTATCCTGACTTGAAGAAACAAAGTACAGTCATTGACGAGCTCTTTgcaaaagcctttgcaaaagcctgggaggaagggaaaTCGAAACGTGCTGTGTTCAAACTGTACAGGGAGAACTTTGGGAAGGAGACTAAGAACTCCATTCTTATTAAGGTGCACAAACGCCTTGGTGTTCTCAGTGACTCTGTGGGGTTTATAGAGTGGGCCAATAATGGAAATAATGGCTCTGCCACTTGTTTTATCTTGCATGATAAGTACATACTCACCTGTCATCATGTGGTAGGGCATATTGTTGGTAAAGGAGTGGAGGAGAAGGACTGGGCGTCGATAATCAGTCGCTCTGCCCGTGTGACTTTCTCTTATGAAGATAAATACCCAAAGGAAAACAGCTGGTTTTCGCTAGCTCCTTGGTTTGAAATATCTGACAAGAATCTTGATTTTGCTGTCCTGAAACTGGAAGGAGATAGAAGCTCATTACCAGCAGGCCTAGTGCGATTTTCTCAACCATTGCCATTTAATGGTCTAATCTATATAATTGGCCACCCGGATGGGCAAGCGAAATCTGCAGATGGCTGTACTGTGGTCCCTGTATTTGAGCGGAAACGGGAGTGCCATTGTCGTATCCAGCGTGGTCAGAAGGTGTGCAACAGTGTCAGTTGTGGCTCAGAGGACAGGCAGTGCATTCACATGTTCACCCAAAGAAGTTTCCAGGAGGTGATCAACAATCCCAATGTAGTCACCTATGACACCAGCTTCTTCTTCGGGTCTTCTGGCTCACCGGTGTTCAATGCAGATGGCCAGCTGGTGGCCATGCACACCGCTGGTTATAAATATGAAAAGAATAAGCAGCTGCACAGTATTGTTGAGTTTGGCTTTTCCATGGTGGCCATCCTTGCAGCAATTAAAAAGAAGTATAAAGCCTGGTATGAGTTTGAGCTCCCCTCCCTTGGGGAAGATGCTAGGTCTTGTCCTGGTGAGCATGAGGATTTCACCAGTGCTTACACCAATGACATAGAAATGGAGAACTTGGAATAA